The Methylomagnum ishizawai genome has a window encoding:
- a CDS encoding zeta toxin family protein, with the protein MKTAQTIPAAIPGDELYFRHPKHGVMPGKVLAAGADGCVLRHAHGKRRVPWGDVHGYKSRAEHALSVVDRGEDGFLAEDKRGRRVFVRRAEDEPENKRTKGNSTMRKAIPLLFLKSHIKGYTRQDGTYVREHDDKRQKKAGEPQGSGRGYGMHNVEPGDALHFGEGGMSGRVHSVDERGATVHDERGGVHKVAWADVKGFKAGGGGGGGKKPPRGDRKPVPPEKFRAAEWAKGHDDAGVTVDSVLSSFPPDTADKIRDAQDRLARSEQTIDRYRRKDGVYSEQRQKLHEHIYDHFLSPEKIIACRPEPGQKPTFTMLGGRGGSGKSWFKGQIYDPNKAIVLDADEIKGMLPEYEGWNAGQVHEESSDILETLLEQARKAGVNVVLDATMKTAKSSIEKARNFKKAGFRVEAHYMHLPRQEAAKRAVARFLGETQRLVPPEVVLSNTTNEASFDEVRKLADAWSFRDNNVKPGEQPILISESGGESGGSGSVMAKSIPILWRLYDGKQSGFRANDAGASRAVRLLRY; encoded by the coding sequence ATGAAGACGGCGCAAACCATCCCCGCCGCCATCCCCGGCGACGAACTCTACTTCCGCCATCCCAAGCACGGCGTCATGCCCGGCAAGGTGCTGGCCGCCGGGGCCGATGGCTGCGTGCTCCGGCACGCCCATGGCAAGCGCCGGGTGCCGTGGGGCGATGTCCACGGCTACAAATCCCGGGCGGAACACGCGCTCAGTGTCGTGGACCGGGGCGAGGATGGCTTCCTGGCCGAGGATAAGCGTGGGCGGCGGGTGTTCGTGCGGCGCGCGGAGGATGAACCTGAAAACAAGAGAACCAAGGGCAATAGCACCATGAGAAAAGCAATCCCGCTCCTATTCCTGAAATCCCACATCAAGGGCTACACCCGCCAGGACGGCACTTATGTCCGGGAACACGACGACAAGCGGCAGAAGAAGGCCGGGGAACCGCAAGGTTCCGGGCGTGGTTACGGCATGCACAACGTCGAACCGGGCGATGCCCTGCATTTCGGCGAAGGGGGCATGTCGGGCCGGGTGCATTCCGTCGACGAGCGCGGGGCCACGGTCCACGACGAACGGGGCGGCGTCCACAAGGTGGCGTGGGCCGACGTGAAGGGATTCAAGGCTGGTGGTGGCGGCGGTGGTGGCAAGAAACCGCCGCGTGGCGACCGTAAGCCGGTGCCTCCCGAAAAGTTCCGGGCCGCCGAATGGGCCAAGGGCCACGACGACGCCGGGGTCACCGTCGATAGCGTGTTATCCTCTTTCCCGCCCGACACGGCGGATAAGATCAGGGATGCGCAAGACCGGCTGGCGCGTTCCGAGCAAACCATCGACCGTTACCGCCGCAAGGATGGGGTTTACAGCGAGCAACGGCAAAAGCTGCACGAACACATCTATGACCATTTCCTTAGCCCGGAAAAAATCATCGCCTGTCGGCCAGAACCTGGGCAGAAGCCCACATTCACCATGCTGGGTGGGCGTGGCGGGTCTGGGAAGTCATGGTTCAAGGGGCAGATTTACGATCCAAACAAGGCCATCGTCCTCGATGCCGATGAAATCAAGGGGATGCTGCCCGAGTACGAGGGGTGGAACGCCGGGCAAGTCCACGAGGAAAGCAGTGATATTTTGGAAACTCTACTGGAACAAGCCCGCAAAGCGGGGGTGAATGTGGTGCTGGACGCTACCATGAAAACTGCCAAGAGCTCCATCGAAAAGGCGCGGAACTTCAAAAAGGCGGGGTTCCGGGTCGAGGCCCACTACATGCACCTGCCCCGCCAGGAAGCCGCCAAGCGGGCGGTGGCGCGGTTCCTTGGTGAGACGCAAAGGCTGGTCCCGCCGGAAGTGGTACTGTCCAATACCACGAATGAAGCCAGTTTCGACGAGGTCCGCAAACTCGCGGACGCATGGTCCTTCCGGGATAACAACGTGAAGCCCGGCGAACAACCTATACTCATATCGGAGTCCGGCGGTGAATCTGGTGGTTCCGGTTCGGTTATGGCAAAATCAATCCCGATCCTATGGAGGTTATACGATGGAAAACAATCCGGTTTTCGAGCAAATGATGCGGGAGCATCCCGAGCGGTTCGACTATTACGATATTAG
- a CDS encoding phage portal protein: MTRPPDPPQSVAFDDRAPPGERRDALGELHRTYAPTVGDLAKGLSSPDSMQILVDYLREQAVRQELLKAAAPVRVPFPSENAQGVRMKSVRLDDWQIGIQGEYYDRPSQLGFDTLRAMAAQPPISLIIQTRLNHVRRFARQNDSGEGPGFAIRHRDKDHKLTGTEKQNIGLLSRFIANCGWEFDPRARQRMGRTSLGDFMAVSVRDSLTLDSAPIETEMKRDARLGMDGFYAIDGATIRLCTEAGYQGHDEIFALQVIQSRIRCAYTRDDLIYQARNPVSNVASGGYGLSEVDLLVRVVTGFLNAMNLNITGFTDNAIPKGLLQIYGDFDKQDMLAFKTYWNAMVKGINQKWTLPVLAAKDKESGATYTPLNADFNEMYFSKWMTFLTAISCAIFGMSPDEINFESFSSRTGGIGNGNDTGEKLANSRDKGLIPLLRFYEDTFSDFILPTFDEKYVFRWTGLDEEDRQAKQERQKLYLTVDEMRAQDGQDKHPDPAMGAAPVNPNLIGLYVQMQQVRQQQDSQDFGEGFDEDGEGEPDEGADGGKQPPRRPVAGDEEGGEGGAQQPPGAPMGKSFGMTVYRIEA, encoded by the coding sequence ATGACGCGCCCACCCGACCCCCCCCAATCCGTAGCCTTCGACGACCGCGCCCCGCCCGGCGAGCGGCGGGACGCCCTCGGCGAACTCCATCGAACCTACGCGCCCACCGTCGGCGACCTCGCCAAAGGGCTTTCCAGCCCCGACAGCATGCAAATCCTGGTGGACTACCTGCGCGAACAGGCGGTCCGGCAAGAATTGCTGAAAGCCGCCGCCCCCGTCCGCGTGCCGTTCCCGAGCGAGAACGCCCAGGGCGTGCGGATGAAGTCCGTCCGCCTCGACGACTGGCAAATCGGCATCCAGGGCGAGTATTACGACCGGCCCTCGCAACTCGGCTTCGACACCCTGCGGGCCATGGCCGCCCAGCCCCCGATCAGCCTCATCATCCAAACCCGGTTGAACCACGTCCGCCGCTTCGCCCGCCAGAACGACAGCGGGGAGGGGCCGGGCTTCGCCATCCGCCACCGCGACAAGGACCACAAGCTCACCGGCACCGAAAAGCAGAACATCGGGCTCCTATCCCGGTTCATAGCGAACTGCGGCTGGGAGTTCGATCCCCGCGCCCGCCAGCGCATGGGGCGCACATCGCTGGGCGATTTCATGGCGGTCAGCGTCCGGGATAGCCTGACCCTGGATTCCGCGCCCATCGAAACCGAGATGAAGCGCGATGCCCGCCTCGGCATGGATGGGTTCTACGCCATCGACGGGGCCACCATCCGGCTCTGCACGGAGGCGGGCTACCAGGGCCACGACGAAATCTTCGCCCTCCAAGTCATCCAATCCCGCATCCGCTGCGCCTACACCCGCGACGACCTGATCTATCAGGCCCGGAATCCGGTGTCGAACGTGGCTTCGGGCGGCTACGGCCTGTCGGAGGTGGATTTGTTGGTCCGGGTGGTGACGGGGTTCTTGAACGCGATGAACCTCAATATCACCGGGTTCACGGACAACGCGATTCCGAAGGGATTGCTGCAAATCTACGGGGATTTCGATAAGCAGGACATGCTGGCGTTCAAAACCTACTGGAACGCCATGGTCAAGGGGATCAACCAGAAATGGACCCTGCCAGTGCTGGCCGCCAAGGATAAGGAATCCGGCGCGACCTATACGCCGCTGAATGCCGATTTCAACGAGATGTACTTCTCGAAATGGATGACCTTCCTCACGGCCATATCGTGCGCGATCTTCGGCATGTCGCCGGACGAAATCAACTTCGAGTCGTTCAGCTCCCGCACTGGTGGTATCGGCAACGGCAACGATACCGGGGAAAAACTGGCCAACAGCCGGGACAAAGGGCTGATCCCGCTCCTGCGGTTCTACGAGGACACCTTTTCCGATTTCATCCTGCCGACCTTCGATGAGAAGTATGTGTTCCGCTGGACCGGCCTGGACGAGGAGGACCGGCAGGCCAAGCAGGAGCGGCAGAAGCTCTACCTGACCGTGGACGAGATGCGGGCGCAGGACGGCCAGGATAAGCACCCCGACCCGGCGATGGGCGCGGCCCCGGTGAATCCCAATCTGATAGGGCTGTATGTGCAGATGCAGCAAGTCCGGCAGCAGCAGGACTCCCAGGACTTCGGGGAAGGGTTCGATGAGGATGGGGAGGGCGAGCCGGACGAGGGCGCGGACGGTGGCAAACAGCCGCCCAGGCGGCCCGTGGCGGGCGACGAGGAAGGCGGCGAGGGTGGTGCCCAACAACCGCCGGGCGCGCCCATGGGCAAGAGTTTTGGCATGACAGTCTATCGGATCGAGGCATGA
- a CDS encoding BRO-N domain-containing protein — MNALALSFHETQFDVIDRTGQPWLRGSQVATALGYARPDALNKIYERNRDEFTDAMVGNVKLTLSGNLETEVRIFSLRGCHLLAMFARTRIAKEFRKWVLDVLDRLAAEVKSTHTHPVQTEIAFLLPNTRLLVTVEGGRVVHVEVVGEGAVVVDTANEDEITRFLDKHVAPDLLPFAAIHCIARMGKMINRIEAGNQAC, encoded by the coding sequence ATGAACGCACTCGCGTTGTCTTTTCACGAAACTCAATTCGATGTCATTGACCGCACCGGCCAGCCTTGGCTTCGTGGGTCACAAGTCGCTACGGCGCTTGGCTATGCCCGCCCGGACGCGCTCAACAAGATTTATGAGCGGAACCGGGATGAATTCACCGACGCGATGGTCGGGAACGTCAAATTGACGTTGTCGGGAAACCTCGAAACCGAAGTCCGCATCTTCTCCCTTCGTGGCTGCCACCTGTTGGCGATGTTCGCCCGCACCAGGATCGCCAAAGAATTTCGCAAATGGGTTCTTGATGTGCTGGACCGGCTCGCGGCGGAAGTGAAGTCCACTCACACCCACCCAGTCCAAACGGAAATTGCGTTCCTGCTACCCAACACCCGCTTGCTGGTGACGGTCGAGGGCGGGCGCGTCGTTCACGTCGAGGTGGTCGGCGAGGGCGCGGTGGTGGTCGATACGGCCAACGAGGATGAAATCACGCGCTTCCTCGACAAGCACGTCGCCCCCGACCTCCTCCCCTTCGCCGCCATCCATTGCATAGCCAGGATGGGGAAGATGATCAACAGAATAGAGGCCGGGAACCAAGCCTGCTGA
- a CDS encoding phage terminase large subunit family protein, which yields MRIPLSVRAQAELELRRRRRARIEGADLAKPIPEGTTFRQWCEDLAAQGLKVDGHPFRLDDRPAMAWIYDQVPSAEDEAYRLVLVLMKCAQVGFTVMEMLATIYLGLRFGPATVGLFLPDMKLAGLKSSERFMPLVRSAPGVHKLMTMDALDGSGRKTGEGNVYTRRIGEAMFVFSWTSGKATTESIPMDVLAFDEVQEMTLEQMEKTLERLSASEVRFVLMGSTANWPDADIHHWYKRGSQHRFHTECPRCGTARPLDDYFPACIRWVEALDAWRYVCGNPACGTVIADSQRGEWIAENPLADPPVDLSVPRADRALRIRSIHFPQFLSPTISPGDIMFAYNTATDLKNFFNRKLGKPYLDPSQVPVTLEHLERCVEAGRAAGVAWKARARDTFMGIDQMGNFNVVVVKERMPDGRQAVVHVEEIYSADPFARCDELMEAYGVAVAVAEINPNYNDAKRFANRWPRRVFICDSFGQIAEGMIAWGDAAGLDSSDRRTDESERDRYTLRMDQYKCMQVSMARLTAKTPLCLFPDPQGLVQEVVEKGIRQTVAVLPRAFHHFTKTALVAEKDGETNKYRRVVKKVGIDPHFSYANMLCDVAWARSHGTGMFILPEAEPMGEQPKGQVREAMDAMSNTLPPTVQAMLGHLDLPAGDLCGRCGHYTDKTQESAACGWRGFQVRARDRGCGFFVRDE from the coding sequence ATGAGGATTCCGCTTTCCGTCCGCGCCCAGGCCGAATTGGAACTGAGGCGGCGCAGGCGGGCGAGGATCGAGGGCGCGGACCTCGCCAAACCCATCCCCGAAGGCACGACCTTCCGCCAATGGTGCGAAGACCTCGCCGCCCAGGGCTTGAAGGTGGACGGCCACCCCTTCCGGCTGGACGACCGCCCCGCGATGGCCTGGATCTACGACCAGGTTCCCAGCGCCGAAGACGAGGCCTACCGGCTGGTCCTGGTCCTGATGAAATGCGCCCAGGTCGGGTTCACGGTCATGGAGATGCTGGCGACGATCTACCTCGGGCTGCGCTTCGGCCCGGCCACGGTGGGCCTGTTCCTGCCCGACATGAAGCTGGCCGGCCTGAAGTCGTCCGAGCGGTTCATGCCCCTGGTGCGCTCGGCCCCCGGCGTCCACAAGCTGATGACGATGGACGCCCTGGACGGTTCCGGGCGCAAAACCGGCGAAGGCAACGTCTACACCCGCCGCATCGGCGAGGCCATGTTCGTGTTCTCGTGGACCTCGGGCAAGGCCACCACGGAATCCATCCCCATGGATGTCCTGGCCTTCGACGAGGTGCAGGAAATGACCTTGGAGCAAATGGAAAAGACCCTGGAGCGCCTGTCCGCCTCCGAAGTGCGTTTCGTGCTGATGGGTTCCACGGCGAACTGGCCGGATGCCGATATCCACCATTGGTATAAGCGCGGATCGCAACACAGGTTCCACACCGAATGCCCGCGCTGCGGCACGGCCAGGCCGCTGGATGATTATTTCCCGGCCTGCATCCGGTGGGTGGAAGCCTTGGACGCATGGCGCTACGTGTGCGGCAACCCAGCCTGCGGGACGGTCATCGCGGACAGCCAACGTGGCGAGTGGATCGCGGAAAATCCCCTGGCCGATCCGCCGGTCGATTTGTCGGTGCCGAGGGCGGACAGGGCGCTCCGGATCCGCTCCATCCATTTCCCGCAATTCCTGAGCCCCACGATTTCGCCGGGCGACATCATGTTCGCCTACAACACGGCGACGGACCTGAAGAACTTCTTCAACCGCAAATTGGGGAAGCCCTACCTGGACCCGAGCCAAGTGCCGGTCACGCTGGAGCACCTGGAGCGGTGCGTCGAGGCGGGCCGCGCCGCGGGGGTGGCCTGGAAGGCGCGGGCGCGGGACACCTTCATGGGGATCGACCAGATGGGCAACTTCAATGTGGTGGTCGTCAAGGAGCGGATGCCCGACGGCCGCCAAGCGGTGGTCCATGTCGAGGAGATCTATTCCGCCGACCCGTTCGCCCGCTGCGACGAGTTGATGGAAGCCTACGGCGTGGCCGTGGCCGTGGCCGAGATCAACCCGAACTACAACGACGCCAAGCGCTTCGCCAACCGCTGGCCGCGCCGGGTGTTCATCTGCGATTCGTTCGGGCAGATCGCGGAAGGGATGATCGCCTGGGGTGATGCGGCCGGCCTGGATTCGTCCGACCGGCGTACGGACGAATCGGAGCGCGACCGCTATACCCTGCGGATGGACCAGTACAAGTGCATGCAGGTTTCCATGGCGCGGTTGACGGCCAAGACCCCGCTATGCCTGTTCCCGGACCCGCAAGGCTTGGTTCAAGAAGTGGTCGAGAAGGGTATCCGCCAGACCGTGGCGGTATTGCCGCGGGCGTTCCACCATTTCACCAAGACCGCCTTGGTGGCCGAGAAGGACGGGGAAACGAACAAGTACCGGCGGGTAGTCAAGAAGGTCGGCATCGACCCCCATTTCAGCTACGCCAACATGCTCTGCGACGTGGCCTGGGCCAGGAGCCACGGGACCGGCATGTTCATCCTGCCGGAGGCGGAACCGATGGGCGAGCAACCGAAGGGCCAAGTCCGGGAGGCCATGGACGCGATGTCGAATACCCTGCCACCGACCGTCCAGGCCATGTTGGGCCACCTGGACCTTCCGGCGGGCGATCTCTGCGGGCGTTGCGGGCACTACACCGACAAGACGCAGGAAAGCGCGGCGTGTGGCTGGCGGGGATTCCAGGTCCGGGCGCGGGACCGGGGCTGTGGTTTTTTTGTGAGAGATGAATAA
- a CDS encoding endonuclease domain-containing protein, which produces MPTSPLERLFESQCLTLKLPVPVREWEFCVGRNWRADFAWPEYRLILEIEGGIHSRGRHTRAKGFANDVEKYNEAALGGWVVLRATGEMVRDGRAIGIVARFFDKSRKARP; this is translated from the coding sequence ATGCCAACGAGCCCATTGGAACGGCTTTTTGAAAGCCAGTGTTTGACGCTCAAATTGCCGGTTCCGGTGCGCGAATGGGAGTTTTGTGTCGGTAGGAATTGGCGGGCCGATTTCGCTTGGCCCGAATACCGCCTGATCCTGGAAATAGAAGGGGGCATTCATTCCAGGGGGAGGCATACCCGCGCCAAGGGTTTCGCCAACGATGTCGAAAAATACAACGAGGCGGCGCTGGGCGGCTGGGTGGTATTGCGGGCCACCGGGGAAATGGTCCGGGATGGCCGCGCGATAGGCATCGTCGCGAGGTTTTTCGATAAATCACGCAAGGCAAGGCCATGA
- a CDS encoding H-NS family nucleoid-associated regulatory protein, with product MSEELKGKSEEELETTIAEAKKALEAKRREARAGTIAKIKELAASIGVTVTISESNVVPMKAGRGGKVPAKYRDPATGDVWSGRGVQPTWLRKKIEAGHSPEDFLLPEFKPQQAAA from the coding sequence ATGTCCGAAGAGTTGAAAGGTAAGAGCGAAGAAGAATTGGAAACGACCATCGCCGAGGCCAAAAAGGCGCTGGAAGCCAAGCGGCGCGAAGCTCGCGCAGGCACCATCGCGAAGATCAAGGAATTGGCCGCCAGTATCGGCGTCACCGTCACCATTTCCGAATCCAACGTCGTCCCCATGAAGGCTGGCCGGGGTGGTAAGGTGCCGGCGAAATACCGTGATCCGGCCACGGGCGATGTATGGTCCGGTCGGGGTGTGCAGCCGACTTGGCTGCGGAAAAAAATCGAAGCCGGTCATAGCCCCGAGGATTTCCTGTTGCCGGAATTCAAGCCGCAGCAGGCCGCCGCATGA
- a CDS encoding putative metallopeptidase yields MMDSPFIILEPGQDHPGNWYRRCLEYPEHAHLKEGEPHMAFLLRADPLIEFDRRILGTVHIPRVQGKLNKVFLWMVERMFDGLPDFLVILDGEYWTAADDRHREILMFHELSHCIHATDGDGEPRYDDETGRPIWKLTGHSVEEFTSVVRRYGAWNDELREFVGAADGKG; encoded by the coding sequence ATGATGGATTCCCCCTTCATCATCCTCGAACCCGGCCAGGACCATCCGGGGAATTGGTATCGCCGCTGCTTGGAATACCCCGAGCATGCCCATTTGAAGGAAGGCGAGCCGCACATGGCTTTCCTGCTGCGGGCCGATCCGTTGATTGAGTTCGACCGCAGAATATTAGGGACCGTCCATATTCCCCGTGTCCAGGGCAAGCTCAATAAGGTGTTCCTGTGGATGGTAGAGCGCATGTTCGATGGCTTGCCGGATTTCCTCGTCATTTTGGACGGGGAATATTGGACGGCGGCGGATGACCGGCACAGAGAAATCCTGATGTTCCACGAGTTGAGCCATTGCATCCATGCGACCGATGGAGATGGGGAACCCCGGTATGACGACGAGACCGGGCGGCCCATCTGGAAGCTTACCGGGCATAGCGTCGAAGAATTCACCTCGGTGGTGCGGCGGTATGGGGCTTGGAATGATGAACTCAGGGAGTTCGTGGGGGCGGCGGATGGTAAGGGTTGA
- a CDS encoding HU family DNA-binding protein: MTRAELIAAFAAESGLSKAKAKVALEDLERAIETGLQQDGEVPFLGKLKVEDKPERQGRNPSTGAVITVPASRKVKFKPSKTLLDSLNA, encoded by the coding sequence ATGACCAGGGCTGAACTCATCGCCGCCTTTGCGGCGGAATCCGGCCTATCCAAAGCCAAGGCCAAAGTGGCCTTGGAAGATTTGGAACGGGCCATTGAAACCGGCCTACAGCAGGATGGAGAAGTGCCGTTCCTGGGTAAACTCAAGGTCGAGGACAAGCCGGAGCGGCAAGGCCGCAATCCCAGCACGGGTGCGGTGATTACCGTGCCCGCCAGCCGCAAGGTGAAGTTCAAGCCTTCCAAAACCCTGTTGGATTCGCTCAACGCCTGA